Proteins encoded in a region of the Dreissena polymorpha isolate Duluth1 chromosome 6, UMN_Dpol_1.0, whole genome shotgun sequence genome:
- the LOC127834449 gene encoding elongation factor G, mitochondrial-like, which yields MRVLLYSKTLFRSSAILFKKFHTHPACLSNSGRTIGEVIKDVARIRNIGISAHIDSGKTTLTERLLFYTGQVDEIHEVKGKDGVGAKMDFMELERQRGITIQSAATYVMWKDVNINIIDTPGHVDFTVEVERALRVLDGAVLVLCGVGGVQSQTLTVNRQMKRYNVPCIAFINKLDRQGANPLRVVSQLRSKLNHNAALLQLPIGLEENLEGVVDLIRMRALYFREPQGLTVVEEEIPENLLDLAREKRQEMIEHIAEADETLGEIFLEEREPTEKDLIAAIRRSCIKRAFTPVMLGSALKNKGVQALLDGVVDFLPNPSEVTNIGLDNKDGEETKIVMDPARTLDQPFISLAFKLEAGKFGQLTYMRVYQGGLKKGDTIFNTRTGKKVKVPRLVRMHADEMQDVNEVYAGDICALFGVDCASGDTFTTRGNMNLSMESMFVPEPVIAMSIKPARSADIENFSKGIARFTKEDPTFKVSWDEENKETIAQGMGELHLDIYSQRLEREYNCKVIMGRPRVSFRECLLEKCEYDYLHKKQSGGRGEFAKVIGDVMPLPVENNTKLEFLDKTTGTNVPKNFIGAIEKGYREICMKGPLTGHKVSGIIFTLRDGANHPVDSSDRAFEQCTHGAMKQVYEKGQWQVLEPVMSVEINLPVEFQAPVQNNLNKRNAIILGTDSNEGYTTIYCEVPLNDMFGYSNELRSMTQGKGEFTMEYNKYCPVLPGTMQILMEEYQKQVEEDRKLKQKKKN from the exons GAGGTCATTAAAGATGTGGCAAGAATTCGTAACATTGGCATATCGGCTCATATTGATTCAGGGAAGACGACCCTCACAGAACGCCTCTTGTTTTACACAGGACAAGTGGACGAGATTCATGAG GTGAAAGGCAAGGATGGTGTTGGAGCCAAGATGGACTTTATGGAGCTGGAAAGACAGCGGGGCATCACCATCCAGTCAGCAGCCACTTACGTCATGTGGAAGGACGTCAACATCAACATCATTGATACACCAG GTCATGTTGACTTTACGGTAGAGGTAGAGCGTGCCCTCAGGGTGCTGGACGGCGCAGTGTTGGTGCTGTGTGGTGTGGGTGGTGTACAGTCGCAGACCCTGACCGTCAACAGGCAGATGAAGCGCTACAATGTGCCCTGTATAGCCTTCATCAACAAGTTGGACAGGCAGGGTGCGAATCCTCTCAGAGTGGTCAGCCAGCTGAG GTCCAAGTTGAACCACAATGCAGCACTGCTGCAGCTACCCATAGGCCTGGAGGAGAACTTGGAGGGGGTGGTGGATCTCATAAGGATGAGGGCGCTGTACTTCCGGGAGCCCCAGGGCCTCACTGTGGTCGAGGAGGAGATACCAGAAAATCTCCTGGACCTTGCCCGGGAGAAGCGACAGGAAATGATTG AGCACATTGCAGAGGCAGATGAGACATTAGGAGAAATATTTCTTGAAGAGAGGGAACCGACAGAGAAAGACCTTATT GCTGCTATCAGACGTTCCTGTATAAAGCGAGCCTTCACTCCAGTGATGCTTGGCTCCGCCCTGAAGAACAAGGGAGTACAGGCACTGTTGGACGGAGTGGTGGACTTCCTGCCCAACCCCTCGGAAGTAACCAACATAGGTCTGGATAACAAGGACGG TGAGGAGACTAAAATTGTGATGGATCCAGCCAGGACCCTAGACCAGCCATTTATATCTCTGGCTTTTAAACTGGAG GCTGGTAAGTTTGGTCAGCTGACGTATATGCGGGTTTACCAGGGAGGTCTAAAGAAAGGTGACACGATCTTCAATACACGCACGGGCAAGAAGGTCAAGGTTCCCCGACTGGTTCGCATGCACGCTGACGAGATGCAG GATGTCAATGAAGTGTATGCAGGTGATATCTGCGCCCTGTTTGGCGTTGACTGTGCCAGTGGGGACACATTCACCACTCGCGGAAACATGAATCTCTCAATG GAATCCATGTTCGTCCCGGAGCCTGTCATAGCTATGTCAATCAAGCCTGCGCGGTCAGCGGACATAGAGAACTTCTCCAAGGGGATCGCTAGGTTCACAAAGGAGGACCCTACTTTCAAGGTCAGCTGGGATGAAGAAAATAAGGAGACGATAGCCCAGGGGATGGGAGAGTTACACCTGGATATTTATTCTCAG CGGCTGGAGAGAGAATACAACTGTAAGGTGATCATGGGTCGACCCAGGGTTTCTTTCAGAGAATGTCTGCTGGAGAAATGCGA ATATGACTATCTTCACAAGAAGCAGTCAGGTGGTAGGGGAGAGTTTGCCAAAGTGATTGGGGACGTGATG CCTCTTCCGGTGGAAAACAACACTAAACTGGAATTCCTCGACAAAACCACGGGTACCAATGTGCCTAAGAACTTCATTGGAGCCATTGAAAAG GGATACCGCGAGATTTGCATGAAGGGACCCCTCACAGGACACAAAGTGTCTGGGATTATTTTCACACTCAGAGATG GCGCCAACCACCCAGTGGACTCTAGTGACAGGGCGTTTGAACAGTGCACACATGGCGCCATGAAACAAG TGTATGAAAAAGGCCAATGGCAGGTACTGGAGCCGGTGATGTCGGTGGAGATTAACCTACCAGTGGAGTTCCAAGCTCCAGTGCAGAATAACCTAAACAAGCGCAATGCAATCATCCTGGGTACCGACTCAAACGAGGGATACACCACCATATACTGCGAG GTGCCCCTGAATGACATGTTTGGCTACTCCAATGAGTTACGGTCCATGACCCAAGGCAAGGGGGAGTTTACCATGGAATACAACAAGTACTGCCCTGTGTTGCCAGGCACCATGCAGATCTTGATGGAAGAGTATCAGAAACAAGTGGAAGAGGACagaaaattgaaacaaaagaagaaaaactGA
- the LOC127835529 gene encoding uncharacterized protein LOC127835529, which produces MQQLEKERDTLRDNVSYLQSQSMRNNLIFTGVTEDNSTGNEPPEVTERKLRQHLQDAFKIAHEVVDTIRFERVHRSPGSPISGKVRNIVAKFTFFKERETVRKLWKELDGTLYRVFEQFPQEVIEKRRKLVPQMKEARRLGKRAYLAYDTLYIDGTAVKA; this is translated from the coding sequence ATGCAGCAGTTGGAAAAAGAACGAGATACCCTGCGTGACAATGTTTCCTATCTACAGTCGCAGTCCATGCGAAACAACCTAATTTTCACCGGGGTAACAGAAGACAACTCGACCGGAAACGAGCCGCCGGAAGTTACTGAACGGAAACTCCGCCAGCATCTACAAGACGCCTTTAAGATCGCTCATGAGGTTGTAGACACAATTAGATTTGAGAGGGTGCATCGCTCTCCTGGGTCGCCAATATCAGGAAAAGTGAGGAACATTGTTGCAAAATTCACGTTTTTTAAGGAAAGAGAAACGGTACGCAAACTTTGGAAAGAACTCGACGGAACACTGTATCGTGTCTTTGAGCAGTTCCCACAAGAGGTGATAGAAAAGAGGCGCAAGTTAGTACCCCAAATGAAAGAGGCGAGACGGTTAGGAAAACGCGCCTATCTGGCATATGACACTCTGTACATCGATGGAACCGCAGTTAAAGCATAG